One Pseudomonas lalucatii genomic window carries:
- the rho gene encoding transcription termination factor Rho, which translates to MNLTELKQKPITELLEMAEQMGIENMARSRKQDVIFSLLKKHSKSGEEISGDGVLEILQDGFGFLRSADASYLAGPDDIYVSPSQIRRFNLRTGDTIVGKIRPPKEGERYFALLKVDTINYDRPENAKNKILFENLTPLFPTKRLVMEAGNGSTEDITGRVIDLCAPIGKGQRGLIVAPPKAGKTIMLQNIAANITRNNPECHLIVLLIDERPEEVTEMQRTVRGEVVASTFDEPPTRHVQVAEMVIEKAKRLVEHKKDVVILLDSITRLARAYNTVIPSSGKVLTGGVDAHALEKPKRFFGAARNIEEGGSLTILATALVETGSKMDEVIYEEFKGTGNMELPLDRRIAEKRVFPAININRSGTRREELLTAEDELQRMWILRKLLHPMDEIAAIEFLIDKLKATKTNDEFFLSMRRK; encoded by the coding sequence ATGAATCTGACCGAACTCAAGCAAAAGCCGATCACCGAACTGCTGGAAATGGCCGAACAGATGGGCATCGAGAACATGGCCCGTTCGCGCAAGCAGGATGTGATCTTCTCGCTGCTGAAAAAACACTCGAAGAGCGGCGAGGAGATCTCCGGTGATGGCGTGCTGGAGATCCTCCAGGACGGTTTCGGCTTCCTCCGCTCCGCGGACGCCTCCTATCTGGCCGGCCCGGACGACATCTACGTCTCGCCGAGCCAGATCCGCCGCTTCAACCTGCGCACCGGCGACACCATAGTCGGCAAGATCCGCCCGCCGAAAGAAGGCGAGCGGTACTTCGCGTTGCTCAAGGTCGATACGATCAACTACGATCGCCCGGAAAACGCCAAGAACAAGATCCTGTTCGAGAACCTGACGCCGCTGTTCCCCACCAAGCGCCTGGTCATGGAAGCCGGCAACGGCTCCACCGAAGACATCACCGGTCGGGTGATCGACCTCTGCGCGCCGATCGGCAAGGGCCAGCGCGGCCTGATCGTGGCGCCGCCGAAGGCCGGCAAGACCATCATGCTGCAGAACATCGCGGCCAACATCACCCGCAACAACCCCGAGTGCCACCTGATCGTCCTGCTGATCGACGAGCGCCCGGAAGAAGTGACCGAGATGCAGCGCACCGTGCGCGGCGAAGTGGTCGCCTCGACCTTCGACGAGCCGCCGACCCGCCACGTGCAGGTCGCCGAGATGGTGATCGAGAAGGCCAAGCGCCTGGTCGAGCACAAGAAGGACGTGGTCATCCTGCTCGACTCCATCACCCGCCTGGCGCGGGCCTACAACACCGTGATCCCCAGCTCCGGCAAGGTGCTCACCGGTGGTGTCGACGCCCATGCCCTGGAGAAGCCCAAGCGCTTCTTCGGTGCCGCGCGCAACATCGAGGAGGGCGGCTCGCTGACCATCCTCGCCACCGCGCTGGTGGAAACCGGCTCGAAGATGGACGAGGTGATCTACGAGGAGTTCAAGGGCACCGGCAACATGGAGCTGCCGCTGGACCGGCGCATCGCCGAGAAGCGCGTGTTCCCGGCGATCAACATCAACCGCTCCGGCACTCGCCGCGAGGAGTTGCTGACCGCCGAGGACGAGCTGCAGCGCATGTGGATCCTGCGCAAGCTGCTGCACCCGATGGACGAGATCGCCGCCATCGAGTTCCTCATCGACAAGCTCAAGGCGACCAAGACCAACGACGAGTTCTTCCTGTCGATGCGTCGCAAGTAA
- the trxA gene encoding thioredoxin TrxA: MSEFITNVSDASFDQEVIQAEGPVLVDYWAEWCGPCKMIAPVLDEIAQTYQGKLKVCKLNIDENQDTPPKYGVRGIPTLMLFKNGNVEATKVGALSKSQLAAFLDSNI, translated from the coding sequence ATGAGCGAATTCATCACCAACGTCAGCGACGCTAGCTTCGATCAAGAAGTTATCCAGGCTGAAGGTCCGGTACTGGTCGACTACTGGGCGGAGTGGTGCGGCCCATGCAAGATGATTGCCCCGGTGCTCGACGAGATCGCCCAGACCTACCAGGGCAAGCTGAAGGTCTGCAAACTGAACATCGACGAAAACCAGGACACCCCGCCGAAGTACGGCGTGCGCGGTATCCCGACCCTGATGCTGTTCAAGAACGGCAACGTCGAGGCGACCAAGGTCGGCGCCCTGTCCAAGTCGCAGCTGGCCGCCTTCCTCGACAGCAACATCTAG
- the ppx gene encoding exopolyphosphatase, translating into MPHTPAESFPLIAAIDLGSNSFHMVLAKADHGEIRILERLGDKVQLAAGIDEQRLLSEEAMVRGLDCLRRFAQLTASLPEGAVRIVGTNALREARNRGEFIRRAEEVLGHPVEVISGREEARLIYLGVSHSIADTPGKRLVADIGGGSTEFIVGQRFEPLLRESLQMGCVSYTQRFFRDGKITPARYAQAYTAARLELMGIEQALRRHNWEDAVGASGTIKAVCLAIQAAGLGTGEVNPEGLAWLKRKLFKLGEVDKLALDGIKPDRRAIFPAGLAILEAVFDACDIQRMKHSEGALREGVLYDLLGRHHHEDVRERTLSALMERYHVDLEQAARVESKALEALEQVQDSWGLGDDWHRELLVWAARVHEIGLDIAHYQYHKHGAYLVEHSDLAGFSRLDQQMLALLVRGHRRNIPKDRLADFGAEGIKLVRLCALLRFAILFHHIRGTQEMPRVRLRAAESRLEIHFPEDWLAANPLTLADFTQEAEWLKRVGIDLSVR; encoded by the coding sequence ATGCCGCATACCCCTGCCGAGTCTTTCCCCTTGATTGCAGCTATCGACCTGGGCTCCAACAGTTTCCACATGGTTCTGGCCAAGGCCGACCACGGCGAGATCCGCATCCTCGAGCGCCTCGGCGACAAGGTCCAGCTGGCTGCCGGCATCGACGAGCAGCGCCTGCTCAGCGAGGAGGCCATGGTCCGCGGCCTCGACTGCCTGCGCCGCTTCGCCCAGCTGACCGCCAGCCTGCCGGAAGGCGCGGTGCGCATCGTCGGCACCAATGCCCTGCGCGAGGCGCGCAACCGCGGCGAGTTCATCCGCCGCGCCGAGGAAGTCCTCGGCCACCCGGTGGAGGTCATCTCCGGCCGCGAGGAGGCCCGCCTGATCTACCTCGGCGTGTCCCACAGCATCGCCGACACCCCGGGCAAGCGCCTGGTCGCCGACATCGGCGGCGGCAGCACCGAATTCATCGTCGGCCAGCGCTTCGAACCGCTGCTGCGCGAGAGCCTGCAGATGGGCTGCGTGAGCTACACCCAGCGCTTCTTCCGCGACGGCAAGATCACCCCGGCCCGCTATGCCCAGGCCTACACCGCCGCACGCCTGGAGCTGATGGGCATCGAGCAGGCCCTGCGCCGCCACAACTGGGAGGACGCGGTCGGCGCCTCCGGCACCATCAAGGCGGTATGCCTGGCCATCCAGGCCGCCGGCCTGGGCACGGGCGAGGTCAACCCCGAGGGGCTGGCCTGGCTCAAGCGCAAGCTGTTCAAGCTCGGCGAGGTGGACAAGCTCGCCCTGGACGGCATCAAGCCCGACCGCCGGGCGATCTTTCCCGCCGGCCTGGCGATTCTCGAGGCCGTGTTCGACGCCTGCGACATCCAGCGCATGAAACATTCCGAAGGGGCGCTGCGCGAAGGCGTGCTCTACGACCTGCTCGGCCGCCACCACCACGAGGACGTGCGCGAGCGCACCCTGAGCGCGCTGATGGAGCGCTACCACGTCGACCTGGAACAGGCCGCGCGGGTCGAGAGCAAGGCCCTGGAGGCACTGGAGCAGGTGCAGGACAGCTGGGGCCTGGGCGACGACTGGCACCGCGAACTGCTGGTCTGGGCCGCACGGGTCCACGAGATCGGCCTGGACATCGCCCACTACCAGTATCACAAGCACGGCGCCTACCTGGTCGAACACTCCGACCTGGCCGGCTTCTCGCGCCTCGACCAGCAGATGCTGGCGCTGCTGGTACGCGGCCACCGACGCAACATCCCCAAGGACAGGCTCGCCGACTTCGGCGCCGAAGGCATCAAGCTGGTGCGCCTGTGCGCCCTGCTGCGCTTCGCCATCCTCTTCCACCACATCCGCGGCACCCAGGAAATGCCCCGGGTGCGGTTGCGGGCGGCCGAGAGCCGCCTGGAGATTCACTTCCCCGAGGACTGGCTGGCGGCCAACCCGCTGACCCTGGCCGACTTCACCCAGGAAGCGGAGTGGCTCAAGCGCGTCGGCATCGACCTCAGCGTGCGCTGA